The following is a genomic window from Candidatus Hydrogenedentota bacterium.
GAAACCGGCCGCAGCCGAAACCATCGTCGAGGAAATCCTCACGCACGTCTTCCAGGCAGCCCCGCTGGAAGAGGCCTGACGGGCCGGGAAAAACGGACCGGCCGCCATCTTCAACGGTTTATAGTCGCGTCAGCCGCGAAAATTTGATCCTTATTACGGCTATATGTCATTATCCTCCCCCAAACCCGGGAACCATAATCATGATTCGATCGCACGGAAGAGCCACAACCAACAGTTATCTCAGGAACTGGGTCGAGGAAATGGCGGCGCTGTGCCTGCCGGACGAGATCGTCTGGATTGACGGCAGCACGGAACAACGCGACGAACTTCGCAAGGAAGCCTGCCGGACAGGCGAGATTATCGAACTGAACCAGGAGAAACTTCCGGGTTGCTATTATCACCGCACGCATCCGCTGGACGTGGCCCGCACGGAAGACAAAACCTTTATCTGCTGCCGGAAAGAGTCCGATGCCGGCGCCACCAACAACTGGAAGGCCCCGGAAGAGGCGTATGCGGAGGCGGCCAATTATTTCCGAGCCTCGATGCGCGGACGAAAGATGTATGTGGTGCCGTTTTCGATGGGGCCGATTGGATCGCCGTTCAGCAAAACCGGCATTGAGTTGACCGACAGCATTTACGTGGTTCTGAACATGCTGATCATGTGTCACGTCGGCCAGGAAGTCCTCGACACGCTTGGAAACAGCAACGATTTCACGCGATGCCTGCACAGTCGGGCCACGCTTGACCCGGACAAGCGCCGGATCATGCACTTTCCGGAAGACAATGCCATCTGGAGCGTGAACTCCGGCTACGGCGGCAACGTATTGCTGGGCAAGAAATGCCTGGCGCTGCGCATTGCCAGTTGGATGGCCCGGCAGGAAGGCTGGCTCGCCGAACACATGCTGATCCTGGGCGTCGAGGAGCCGAACGGCCAAGTCGAATATGTGGCGGCGGCGTTCCCGAGCGCGTGTGGCAAAACCAATCTCGCCATGCTGATCCCGCCGGAGGGACTCAAGAGCAAGGGCTACCGCATTTGGACCGTCGGCGACGACATCGCATGGATCCGGCCCGATACTGACGGACGCCTGTGGGCCGTCAATCCGGAAACCGGCTTTTTCGGCGTGGCGCCGGGCACGAATTCACGGACGAACCGCAACGCCATGTTGACGTTAACAAAGGAGACCATTTTTACCAATGTCGTGCTGGCCAAGGACGGAACCGTCTGGTGGGAAGACGGCGACGGCGATCCGCCCCAGGAAGCCACCGATTGGCTGGGCCGGGAATGGCACCCCGGTAAAAAGGACGAAAAGGGCAATGTCATTGCCGGGGCGCATCCCAATGCGCGATTCACGGCACCGGTAAGCCAGTGTCCCTCCATTTCGTTCCGGCGCGAGCATCACCACGGCGTGCCGATTTCGGCATTCATCTTTGGCGGACGCCGCAACACGCTGGCGCCGCTGGTCTATGAAGCCATGTCTTGGAACCATGGCGTATTCGTGGGTGCAAGCATGGCGTCCGAGCGCACATCGGCCCAGTACGGAAAACAGGGCGAAGTCCGGCGCGACCCGTTCGCCATGTTGCCGTTTTGCGGCTACAACATGGCCGATTATTTCAAGCATTGGATCAATATCGGCCGCGTGGTCAAACGTCCGCCGCATGTGTTTCACGTCAACTGGTTCCGGCGCGACAAAAACGACGATTTCCTCTGGCCGGGATACGGCGAAAATCTGCGGGTCCTCGAATGGATCCTCCAGCGTTCCCGCGGCGAAGGCAAGGCCCACAAGACCCCCATCGGCTATGTCCCCACGCAGGATGCGCTCGACATGACCGGCCTCAACCTATCCAAGAGCGTCATGAAAGAGTTGCTCAACGTGGACCCGGATGCGTGGCTGAAAGAGGCGGACGACATCGAAGCGTTTTTCGACACGCTCGGACCGCGGCTGCCGTGGGAACTGCGAAACGAGCTTGAAGCCCTGCGCCGGCGTTGCGAAGAATCGAAAAACCGGTAAATCGTCCGAAAACGTCCGGACCGTCCGATCATCCGCTTTGGACATGCGCCGCAAGCCCGAAGGCCACGCGGAAACGGAGGCGTCAGTCGAAGAAGGATCGGATGACCAAGGCGGCGTAATCCGCCAAAACTTCCCGCAGATTTTGGAGGTCCGCCGTGAGACTTACCGGTGCGAATGCGCCGATGGGCAAGGCGGCAGGGATGAACCCGCGCGTATACTCCAGCATCCATGTGTTTTCTTTCATCAGGTAGCCTTTGGCTTCGCCGCGCCTCAAGACCGCGCAGTCCCCGGGCTTGTACACCGTTTTTTCGAGATCGCCGGCCAGATAGGTCCACATTTCCCCCGCGAACATGCAGTCGTAGACGTCCATTTTCGCATAACGGCCCGAAAATCCCTCGCTGCCGATGGGCGTTCCGAAAATGAGCACATATTCGTTGAGGGAAGCGTAGAGGATAGCCATTTCGCCGAGCGTGCCGCCCGTGTAATTGAAGATCCAGTTCAGATTCGGCCTGATTTTGCCGGGATACCGCTCCTTCAGCGTGTTCAAGATCGTACCGATGGCCATTTCGGTGGGAAGCGCCGAGACCTCCTTGGCGATGGCGTGAATCTCCTCCGGCTCGAACACATATTTCTTCGCGCACCCCGCCCCCAACGGAATACATACCAGCACCAACAGGAATTTTTTGAAACGGCTTGCCTTGTTCATTGGCGGGACCCTCCAGGCGATGTTGCGCCGCACACGAATGTATCAGGCGGAACCTTTTCGCCTCAAGCCGGATTTTATTTTCGGGGATTTGACGCGGCGGCGTGTCGTCGCGCATGATCGGCGATACCATGAAATCCCTTTTGCGTCAATATGGCCCCAGTCTGCTTTCAGGCGCGTTGCTGGCGTCGGCGTTTCCCAAATGGGGACTCCACCCCGCCGCATGGATTGCGCTCGTGCCGTTGCTGGTTCAATCGCGCGGGGCCTCGCCGAAACAGGCCTTCGGCCGTTTCCTGCTTGCGGGATGGGCGTTCAATGCCTTTTTGCTGCATTGGCTCGCGGCCAATGTCTACTGGGCCGGGGGCTGGGCATTTTTCGGTTATCAGGTGTTGTGCCTGATCCTCGCGTTGTTCTGGGGAATGACGGGCACGGCATGGGTCTTGTTGCGCGTCCGCATGCCATGGGCGGGCGGGGGCGTTGGTTTCGCTCTGCTCTGGGCGGCCATGGAGTTTTTGCAGGCGCATCTCTTTTCCGGCTTCGGCTGGGGCGCCGCCGCGTACAGCCAGGGGCCGAACCTTCTTCTGGCCCAATGGGCGGCGGTGGGCGGCGCGCCGCTCGTGTCGGCGATTGTCGCGGCCTGCAATGCGTGGATCGCGGCGTCCATTTCGGGATGGATTGACGGCGGCGAACGCCGGGGGCTCTTCGCGGCCCGCCCGCTTGCCTGCGCCGGCATCCTGATGGCCGTCGCGCACGGCATCGGATGGTGGATGATCGACAAGCCCGACTACGCGTCGCGTCCGTTTTCCGCGGGGATTATCCAGACGAACTTTTCCCTCGAAATGAAGTGGGATCGCGAATACACCGCCGAAATGGTCCGCAATGCCGCGCAGAAGTCCCGGTGGCTCGCGCAACACGAGCGAGTGGATCTCTTCGTATGGCCGGAAGCGGCGGTAATGGCCAATGTGGATGATCCGCGAATCTGGCCGGAACTGTCCGGTCTTGTCAAGGATACCAAAGCCTATCTGTTTACGGGAGCCGGCCACGACAACGAAAAAACGGGCGGGTCCCCGAACTCGAGTTGCCTGATCGATCCGGATGCGGCCGTCGTGGACTACTACGACAAGGTCCACCTGGTGCCTTTCGGCGAATATGTGCCGTTCGCGAAATATTTTCCCTTCATCCAGCAGGTTGTGCCCGCAATCGGCGACGTCGAATTCGGAAGCGAATTGAAAATACTGAAGGCGCGCGGACGTTCCTTCGGTCCGCTGATCTGTTTCGAGGTCTTGTATGCGAATCTGGCCGAGAGGCTTCGGCGCATGGGCGCGGATTTTCTTGTCGTGATCACGAATCTCGGCTGGTTCGGCCAAAGCAGCGCCATCCCGCAAGAATACGAACTGGCGCGGATGCGGGCCATCGAAACGCGCCTGCCCCTCGTTCACTGCGCGAATACCGGAATATCCGGCGTGTTCGATCCCTGGGGACGCTTTGCCCCGGTGGCCGGCGTGTTCGGCCCCACCGGCATGTATGCGAACTATGCGGGACGCATCGCGCCCGAACAGACCGTCATGCAGCGTCTCGCGGCGTCCTTGCCGGTGTCCGCCCCGGCCAAGCGCCCTGTGCCCTACGGCCCCGTCGCGTTTCCATGGGTGGCGCTGGTCGCTTCGGGCCTTCTTCTCCTGTGCGCGGCTCTCAAGCCGCAGGAGGGCGTCCATCCTTCCAAGCCGCGTCCGCGCAGGAAGGAACGCGCATGAGCGAAACGCGGCAATTGTCGAAATCCACGGCCGTGTTCGCGTTCGGCACCATGCTCAGCCGCGTGACCGGCCTGATGCGGGACATTGCGATGGGCGCCGTCGTCCCCGCGGCGCCGCTGGCCGCGTTCAACATTGCCTTCCGGCTGAACAACATGCTCCGGGATCTGCTGGGCGAGGGCGCATCGAACGCGGCGTTCATCCCCGTGTTGTCGGGCATCCGGGAAAAAGAATCGCATGAGGCGTTTCGCGAGGCGGTTTCGGCGATCTTCTCGGCGCTGCTAATTATTCTGGGCGTTGTGACCATCCTGGGGTTCCTTTTCATCCCCGCCATTTTCCACCTGCTCGAACCGGTCGGGCTGATTGCCGGAACCAAGAAGCTGCCGCCGGACTACTTGGCGCTCATGGGACCTCTTGCGCGGTGGACGTTTCCATACATTTTCTTTATCGGCCTGACGGTTTTTCAGATGGGCCCGCTCTTCATCATGCGGCATTACAGCACGCCCGCGTGGTCCCCGGCGCTGCTCAACATCGCGCAATTGGGCGTGTGTTTCATTCTCTTCTTTTCCCCCCACGCATTCGGCGATCCGGCCTACGGCCTTGTCGCGGGGGCATGGGCGGGCGGCATCGGGCAATTCCTGGCGCAATATCTGGCCGTGGGCATTTTGGTGGGGGTGTGGCTGCCGAATTTTCGTCTGCGGCATCCCGCCATTCGTGCTTCATTTCTCTTGTGGGGCCCGGTAATCCTTGGGCAATCCGCCGGCGAGGTAAACAAACTCGTGGACCTGCTTTTTGCGACGGCCATGGGGCCGGATGTGGTCAACGGGCTGTATTTTTCCAACCGGCTGGTCCAATTGCCGCTCTCGGTGTTCGGCATTGCCATCAGCGCCGCGATCCTCCCCTCGGTTTCGCGATCGGTGGCGCGCGGGGAGATGGACGATGTCCGCTCGACTCTCATGCACGGGTTCCGGCAAAGTTTCTTTCTGATTTGCCCCGCCATGACGGCCTTGTTCGTCATTCCGGGACCGATTGTGGCCCTGTTGTTCGAAAGGGGGCATTTCACAGGAATGAATACCGGCATTACCGCGACGGCGACCGTCTATCTCGCCGCCGGCCTATTGAGTTTCGGCTGGGTCAAAATCGCCGTGACGGGATTCTACGCCGCAAAAGACACGCGCACGCCGGTGGCCGTCGCCTTCGCCAGCATGCTGCTCAATATCATCCTGATCTTCATTCTGGCCCCGCGCATGAATTTCCGCGGACTCGCTCTTGCCACGACCCTGTCGTACACGGCCAACTTCCTTGTGCTCTACGTCCTGCTGTGCGGACGCTACGGCCCCTTGTGGAATCGCGCATGGCTGGCGGGGATCGCGCGGATTGCCGCAGCCTCGATTGCAATGGGATTGGTCCTCCATTTCGGCTATGCGGCCATCCACGCGCGATTCCCCTTGGAAATCCTGCCACATCGCCTCGTGTGTGTTACGGCTTCGCTCGGATTGGCCGGTTGCGCCTACTTGGCGTTCTGCCAACTCCTGCGCGTGCCCGACATCCACCTGTTCGCATCGTTGCTGAAGAGAAAGTAGACTCGCATGCCTTCGAGCAGCCGGAAAGATCGCTTTTCTTGAAGGGGTGCGCACGGACCGGCCGTTACAGCCCGCCCGTGCGCGGAGGGAGGAGGGGGCAAGCAGGAAGTGTGGTTTCCCGCTCTCTGTACTGGTAACGAACAAATGCTTCCCGAGGATGACGCAATACAATGGCCCCGGCCGTCACCCGGCCGGTTGGCCCGGGTGGCGCCATCCTGCGATCTTGTGCATGGATTCGCGCGGTCCAAAATGCAACGCCGCAGGCCATTATGTTGAATTTGTTCTCGGGAGCCACGGCAAGCGCGCATGACGAAATGCTTACTTCCGCGCAATTTTCAGCACATAGGCATGTTCGCACGGGGGCTTTTTCGGGATGCGAACCACCAACGCATCATCCTGTTGGGTCCAGTCGAGGGATTGGGCGCATCCGAGCAAAGCGACATCGGACACGACGAGATCAGACGTCTTCTTCTTTCCAAGCGACACGACGCGGAACGCATCATCGGGCCAGCCGAGCATAATGGCATAAATTACGCCGTCTTTTGTCGTAAAGCGGATATCCCGGGCAGTGAACGGTTTTTCCATGTGATCGGAAAAGGAACCGGACTTGACGGCGGTTGGGCCTTCCGCGGCGATTGTCCACGGCCGCGTACCGTAGATGGCCTCGCCATTCGTCTTCAGCCATTTGCCGATGCCACGCAGGATCTGTTGGGCCTCTTTCGGGATCGTCCCATCCGGACGCGGGCCAATGTTGAGCAGGAGGCAGCCGTTCTTGCTGACGATATCGGCGAGTTCATGCACGAGCGACGACACGGAGCGGAAGCGATCGTTTTCGATGTATCCCCACGACTTGATGCTAATGGATGTGTCCGTCTGCCAGAAAAGGTCGCGGGTCTTGTCGAGTTTGCCGCGCTCGATATCGAGCACGGCGGCTTCGGGCGGAAAGGATTCGTTCTTGTAATTAATGGCGACGCCCTGTTTCCATTCCAAACCCCGGTTGTAGTAGTAAGCCGCGAACTCTTGCAGGTATGGCGCAAAGACGGGTTGTTCGATCCACCAGTCGAACCAGACCACCTGCGGACGGTACTTGTCAACAAGTTCTCGGGTGCGCGCAAGCCAATCGTCCAGAAATGCCTTGTCGGGCGTCGAGGCCTTTTCGGGCTGCGCGGGGCCGTAGAGCGCGTCCCATCGCCCGTCTTTCACGTCCGAGTCGAAGGTCTTTCCTTGATCGAAGAACCACCAGTGCTCGGCCCGGTGCGACGACACGCCGAAAACCAGTCCTTCCGCGCGGACCGCCTTGGCCAGTTCGCCGACAATGTCGCGTTTCGGCCCCATCTTCGTCGCGCAGTACTCCGACAAACCGCAATCGTACATCGCGAATCCGTCGTGATGCTCCGCGACCGGCACCACGTATTTCGCGCCGGATTCCTT
Proteins encoded in this region:
- a CDS encoding ERG2 family protein, whose product is MNKASRFKKFLLVLVCIPLGAGCAKKYVFEPEEIHAIAKEVSALPTEMAIGTILNTLKERYPGKIRPNLNWIFNYTGGTLGEMAILYASLNEYVLIFGTPIGSEGFSGRYAKMDVYDCMFAGEMWTYLAGDLEKTVYKPGDCAVLRRGEAKGYLMKENTWMLEYTRGFIPAALPIGAFAPVSLTADLQNLREVLADYAALVIRSFFD
- a CDS encoding phosphoenolpyruvate carboxykinase (GTP), with product MIRSHGRATTNSYLRNWVEEMAALCLPDEIVWIDGSTEQRDELRKEACRTGEIIELNQEKLPGCYYHRTHPLDVARTEDKTFICCRKESDAGATNNWKAPEEAYAEAANYFRASMRGRKMYVVPFSMGPIGSPFSKTGIELTDSIYVVLNMLIMCHVGQEVLDTLGNSNDFTRCLHSRATLDPDKRRIMHFPEDNAIWSVNSGYGGNVLLGKKCLALRIASWMARQEGWLAEHMLILGVEEPNGQVEYVAAAFPSACGKTNLAMLIPPEGLKSKGYRIWTVGDDIAWIRPDTDGRLWAVNPETGFFGVAPGTNSRTNRNAMLTLTKETIFTNVVLAKDGTVWWEDGDGDPPQEATDWLGREWHPGKKDEKGNVIAGAHPNARFTAPVSQCPSISFRREHHHGVPISAFIFGGRRNTLAPLVYEAMSWNHGVFVGASMASERTSAQYGKQGEVRRDPFAMLPFCGYNMADYFKHWINIGRVVKRPPHVFHVNWFRRDKNDDFLWPGYGENLRVLEWILQRSRGEGKAHKTPIGYVPTQDALDMTGLNLSKSVMKELLNVDPDAWLKEADDIEAFFDTLGPRLPWELRNELEALRRRCEESKNR
- the lnt gene encoding apolipoprotein N-acyltransferase, with the translated sequence MKSLLRQYGPSLLSGALLASAFPKWGLHPAAWIALVPLLVQSRGASPKQAFGRFLLAGWAFNAFLLHWLAANVYWAGGWAFFGYQVLCLILALFWGMTGTAWVLLRVRMPWAGGGVGFALLWAAMEFLQAHLFSGFGWGAAAYSQGPNLLLAQWAAVGGAPLVSAIVAACNAWIAASISGWIDGGERRGLFAARPLACAGILMAVAHGIGWWMIDKPDYASRPFSAGIIQTNFSLEMKWDREYTAEMVRNAAQKSRWLAQHERVDLFVWPEAAVMANVDDPRIWPELSGLVKDTKAYLFTGAGHDNEKTGGSPNSSCLIDPDAAVVDYYDKVHLVPFGEYVPFAKYFPFIQQVVPAIGDVEFGSELKILKARGRSFGPLICFEVLYANLAERLRRMGADFLVVITNLGWFGQSSAIPQEYELARMRAIETRLPLVHCANTGISGVFDPWGRFAPVAGVFGPTGMYANYAGRIAPEQTVMQRLAASLPVSAPAKRPVPYGPVAFPWVALVASGLLLLCAALKPQEGVHPSKPRPRRKERA
- a CDS encoding alpha-L-fucosidase; the encoded protein is MRFMTIIVAGACISLSVLAQEEKAMRYEANWDSLKQYKVPEWYKDAKFGIFIHWGVYSVPAFGNEWYPRNMYRKNSLEYRHHVKTYGPQSEFGYKDFIPKFKTQRFDAAKWARLFKESGAKYVVPVAEHHDGFAMYDCGLSEYCATKMGPKRDIVGELAKAVRAEGLVFGVSSHRAEHWWFFDQGKTFDSDVKDGRWDALYGPAQPEKASTPDKAFLDDWLARTRELVDKYRPQVVWFDWWIEQPVFAPYLQEFAAYYYNRGLEWKQGVAINYKNESFPPEAAVLDIERGKLDKTRDLFWQTDTSISIKSWGYIENDRFRSVSSLVHELADIVSKNGCLLLNIGPRPDGTIPKEAQQILRGIGKWLKTNGEAIYGTRPWTIAAEGPTAVKSGSFSDHMEKPFTARDIRFTTKDGVIYAIMLGWPDDAFRVVSLGKKKTSDLVVSDVALLGCAQSLDWTQQDDALVVRIPKKPPCEHAYVLKIARK
- the murJ gene encoding murein biosynthesis integral membrane protein MurJ gives rise to the protein MSETRQLSKSTAVFAFGTMLSRVTGLMRDIAMGAVVPAAPLAAFNIAFRLNNMLRDLLGEGASNAAFIPVLSGIREKESHEAFREAVSAIFSALLIILGVVTILGFLFIPAIFHLLEPVGLIAGTKKLPPDYLALMGPLARWTFPYIFFIGLTVFQMGPLFIMRHYSTPAWSPALLNIAQLGVCFILFFSPHAFGDPAYGLVAGAWAGGIGQFLAQYLAVGILVGVWLPNFRLRHPAIRASFLLWGPVILGQSAGEVNKLVDLLFATAMGPDVVNGLYFSNRLVQLPLSVFGIAISAAILPSVSRSVARGEMDDVRSTLMHGFRQSFFLICPAMTALFVIPGPIVALLFERGHFTGMNTGITATATVYLAAGLLSFGWVKIAVTGFYAAKDTRTPVAVAFASMLLNIILIFILAPRMNFRGLALATTLSYTANFLVLYVLLCGRYGPLWNRAWLAGIARIAAASIAMGLVLHFGYAAIHARFPLEILPHRLVCVTASLGLAGCAYLAFCQLLRVPDIHLFASLLKRK